The genome window CATCCGCGGCCGAGGGGATCGCGCCGTGAGCCTCGCGCGGGCGCGACTGCGTCGCCTGATCCGGCCCCCGTACGGTGCCTCGATCGGCGTGCTGGTGCTCGCGGGCGCGTGCCTTGGCGGCGTGGTCGTGCTGCACCTGCGCCGGCCGGACCTCGATCCCCTGAGCCACGTGCTCAGCGAGTACGCCAACGGACCGCTGGGTGTCGTGATGACCGCGGTGTTCTACGCGGTCGGCGTGGCGTGCATGGCGTTGGGCTGGAGGCTTCGCACGGCCGTGCGGTGGCACGGTGTCACGGTCGCGACGCCCATGCTGCTGATGGTGGCGGGTGTCGGCATGGTCGCTGCGGGGGCCTTCGAGGTGGGGCTGCCGGGCGCACCCGAGACCGTCGACGAGACGATCCACAGCCTCGCGTCGATCGGCGCGTTCGTGACGCTGGTCGCGGCGATGGCGCTGTTCGCGGTGGCCTGTGGACACGATCCCGACTGGATCGGGTTCCGACCGGCCGCCACGGCGCTCGCGGGCCTGGCGATCATCGCGGCGGCGCTGAGCCCACTCGCTGACGGCACGCCCTGGACCGGCGTGGCCCAACGCGTGCTGGCCGGGGCGGTGGTCCTCTGGCTCGTGCTGACCGCGAGGCGTGTGCGGACCATCGCCTTCGGCCGACAATGACGCGCATGGCGAGCACGCGACGGGCCCAGCGGGCACGTGGGTGGACCGCTGCCGCCCGCGCTGCGGCCGTTGCAGCGCTCGTGGCCGCGGCTGCGGTGCTCGCCCTCCATGCCCTGCGACGCGATCTGGAGCCCGCATCGCACCGGTTGAGCGAGTATGCGATCGGTCCGTGGGGGTGGTTGATGACGCTGGCGTTCGCATTGGTCGCCGCCGGCGTCTGGCTGCTGCGTCGCGCGCTGCCTGCCGACGATCGCCTGCGTCCGGTCCCCGTGCTGCTGGCCGTGGCCAGCATCGGGTTCGTGGTCTCGGCCGTGTTCC of Euzebyales bacterium contains these proteins:
- a CDS encoding DUF998 domain-containing protein → MSLARARLRRLIRPPYGASIGVLVLAGACLGGVVVLHLRRPDLDPLSHVLSEYANGPLGVVMTAVFYAVGVACMALGWRLRTAVRWHGVTVATPMLLMVAGVGMVAAGAFEVGLPGAPETVDETIHSLASIGAFVTLVAAMALFAVACGHDPDWIGFRPAATALAGLAIIAAALSPLADGTPWTGVAQRVLAGAVVLWLVLTARRVRTIAFGRQ